In Raphanus sativus cultivar WK10039 chromosome 5, ASM80110v3, whole genome shotgun sequence, the following proteins share a genomic window:
- the LOC108858922 gene encoding E3 ubiquitin-protein ligase RSL1-like, with the protein MGTCFSSSSSSSSSRTRMEDYHYNPALYNYVDEVYQPYAWDLHLQEALSSSSVSSTSEANHYHQLHSHIATRINQEEPKIKPDNKPAEPSKTLCMICMDEKSPTDIFRGTTGCTHHYCTECTARYVTTMIEENIAMIKCPDVDCARLLEPYTCRDIIPGDVFERWDKSLCESLILSSEKVYCPFEDCSAMMVVDDDEQGDEVRETECPSCHRLFCAQCKATWHAGMRCEEFQRSGNARKKKKNSDVEDAMLIQMAKNKQWRRCPSCKFYVEKIDGCIHMRCRCRFHFCYRCGAAWSLTHACHIRSRLLSYGLPGSAYF; encoded by the exons ATGGGAACATGCttctcttcatcatcatcgtcatcatcatcacgcACAAGGATGGAAGATTATCACTATAACCCTGCGTTGTACAATTACGTCGACGAAGTCTACCAACCCTATGCTTGGGATCTCCATCTCCAAGAAGCTCTGTCTTCTTCCTCGGTCTCATCAACCTCCGAGGCTAACCATTATCACCAACTCCATAGCCACATCGCCACTCGTAttaatcaagaagaaccgaagATAAAACCCGATAACAAACCCGCCGAACCATCTAAAACGTTATGTATGATCTGCATGGATGAAAAGTCTCCCACCGACATCTTCCGAGGAACCACTGGTTGCACTCATCACTACTGCACCGAGTGCACCGCACGTTACGTGACGACCATGATAGAAGAGAACATAGCCATGATCAAGTGCCCTGACGTGGACTGCGCGAGACTTCTAGAGCCTTACACATGTCGAGATATAATCCCAGGGGACGTGTTCGAGCGCTGGGACAAATCCTTGTGCGAGTCGTTGATTCTGTCGTCGGAGAAAGTGTACTGTCCATTCGAAGACTGCTCGGCGATGATGGTGGTGGACGATGATGAACAAGGTGATGAAGTGAGGGAGACGGAGTGTCCGTCTTGTCACAGACTGTTCTGCGCTCAGTGTAAGGCTACGTGGCATGCGGGGATGCGGTGTGAGGAGTTTCAGAGAAGTGGGAAcgcgaggaagaagaagaagaatagcgATGTAGAAGATGCTATGTTGATTCAGATGGCTAAAAATAAGCAGTGGAGGAGGTGTCCTAGTTGCAAATTCTACGTTGAGAAAATCGATGGTTGTATACATATGCGTTGCAG GTGTCGATTTCATTTTTGCTATCGTTGTGGAGCAGCTTGGAGTTTAACTCACGCATGCCATATTCGTAGTCGTCTTTTAAGTTACGGCTTACCTGGGTCTGCTTATTTCTGA
- the LOC130512737 gene encoding protein LURP-one-related 11-like, translating to MHIYRRPYETKAWQNRICPAETMVRIHPDRTTSGAAREETSSPYLTTEKESFTIWMKSLVFNTNGCTVFDSNGDIIYRVDNYNSKSCREVYLMDLHGHLLFTLRSQKFGLFKTWEGYRSPSGTSDSTTNSEYFRVKSNIFQVPSKDSYSSYRVLTGSCRKNEQYHYKMVARGSSLEIEDICGRVVAEVKRKQSRKGLEFGNDVLTMVVQSQIDHSFIIGLVLTHRLINRKL from the exons atgcaTATATATCGACGACCTTACGAAACAAAAGCTTGGCAGAATCGTATCTGTCCAGCGGAAACTATGGTGAGGATTCATCCCGACCGTACAACCTCCGGCGCCGCCAGAGAAGAAACAAGTTCGCCGTACTTGACGACGGAGAAAGAGAGTTTCACGATTTGGATGAAGTCGTTAGTGTTCAATACAAATGGCTGCACCGTCTTTGATTCTAACGGAGATATAATTTATCGTGTCGATAATTATAACTCTAAGAGCTGCCGTGAAGTTTACCTCATGGATTTACATGGTCATCTCTTGTTTACCTTACGTAGCCAG AAATTTGGATTATTCAAGACTTGGGAAGGATATAGATCACCATCGGGGACATCTGATTCAACAACAAACTCAGAATATTTTCGAgtgaaaagtaatatttttcaGGTTCCGAGTAAAGATTCATATTCTTCTTATAGAGTCCTAACGGGATCGTGTAGAAAGAATGAACAATATCATTATAAGATGGTAGCTCGAGGTTCGAGTTTAGAAATCGAGGACATTTGTGGAAGAGTTGTGGCAGAAGTGAAGAGAAAACAATCGAGGAAAGGTTTGGAGTTTGGAAACGATGTTTTGACGATGGTGGTGCAGTCACAAATTGATCACTCTTTCATCATCGGACTTGTTTTAACTCATAGGCTTATTAATCGTAAACTGTAA